From Lolium perenne isolate Kyuss_39 chromosome 5, Kyuss_2.0, whole genome shotgun sequence, a single genomic window includes:
- the LOC127300499 gene encoding uncharacterized protein isoform X2 has translation MASSSSSPSSGFCISSGFKPRIFPDTLKLCTKPTYPGRLIFEAAREGSIPIMKDLAQRCRIEDRSLEVVEEIKVKDSPNGPSLGALHVAASNGNLEMCEFLIDELNLDVNAAAEHGLSPLICAIYGTAPKRIVELLLDRGAEPDIPSTEGVTVLHVLATKKDPFGIADLLLSRGANVDSMSPEGTPLHFAAQCGNLEMMEVLLKYDANPNSLVQSSYAPLTMALLGSSLKCVELVIQAGADVNAAKPVTPLIIAARYGLSDCIKCLLKYCADPNIADEIGIIPVEIAAIHGRKKCVEILFPATSPVDKFADWSIDGIMQHVESGSSEGHPDNMTQASFEAQGDYAFEREDYVHASAQYTLAIGTSPEDPILYSKRCLCYLRMGEKNKALDDASTCERLGCFVSRYCHEQGSALIPTEDYGQAGEALISSLKLDSESGPAGEVSREEDL, from the exons atggcttcctcctcctcttccccctCCTCCGGATTCTGCATCTCCTCCGGATTCAAGCCGCGGATCTTCCCCGACACTCTCAAGCTCTGCACGAAGCCCACCTACCCGGGCAGACTGATCTTCGAAGCGGCGCGCGAAGGTAGCATCCCCATCATGAAGG ACCTGGCGCAGCGGTGTAGAATTGAGGACAGAAGcctggaggtggtggaggagatcaAGGTCAAGGACTCTCCGAACGGCCCGAGCCTCGGGGCGCTCCATGTGGCGGCCTCGAATGGGAATCTGGAGATGTGCGAGTTCCTGATCGATGAACTCAACCTCGACGTCAACGCGGCTGCTGAGCATG GTTTATCACCTCTAATCTGTGCAATATACGGTACTGCACCTAAAAGAATTGTGGAGCTTCTACTTGATCGTGGTGCTGAACCAGACATACCAAGCACAGAAGGGGTTACTGTGCTCCATGTTCTTGCAACAAAGAAAG ATCCCTTTGGAATAGCGGATTTATTGTTATCCAGAGGGGCCAATGTTGACTCTATGAGCCCAGAAGGAACACCATTACATTTTGCGGCTCAGTGTGGAAATCTGGAAATGATGGAAGTGCTGTTGAAGTATGACGCAAAT CCTAACAGCCTTGTGCAATCATCCTATGCACCACTTACAATGGCTCTCTTGGGTTCTTCGTTGAAGTGTGTGGAACTAGTTATTCAG GCCGGTGCTGATGTCAATGCTGCTAAGCCTGTAACTCCATTAATAATAGCTGCAAGATATGGCTTATCTGACTGCATCAAGTGCTTGTTAAAATATTGCGCTGATCCCAATATTGCCGATGAA ATTGGTATAATCCCAGTGGAAATAGCAGCAATCCATGGACGGAAGAAATGTGTTGAGATTCTTTTTCCTGCCACATCCCCTGTAGATAAATTTGCAGACTGGAGCATTGATGGAATAATGCAACATGTCGAATCTGGGAGTTCAGAA GGTCATCCTGATAATATGACGCAAGCTTCTTTTGAAGCGCAAGGGGATTATGCATTTGAGAGAGAGGATTATGTTCATGCATCAGCTCAATACACCTTG GCAATTGGGACTAGCCCTGAGGATCCAATCTTGTACTCAAAGAGGTGCCTTTGCTACCTTCGTATGGGTGAGAAAAACAAAGCTTTGGATGATGCCAGTACCTGCGAAAGATTGGGTTGTTTTGTATCACGTTACTGCCATGAGCAAGGATCAGCTCTAATACCAACGGAG GACTATGGCCAAGCAGGCGAAGCTCTTATATCTAGCTTGAAGTTGGATTCTGAAAGCGGCCCGGCTGGTGAAGTATCTAG GGAGGAGGATCTGTGA
- the LOC127300499 gene encoding uncharacterized protein isoform X1 → MASSSSSPSSGFCISSGFKPRIFPDTLKLCTKPTYPGRLIFEAAREGSIPIMKDLAQRCRIEDRSLEVVEEIKVKDSPNGPSLGALHVAASNGNLEMCEFLIDELNLDVNAAAEHGLSPLICAIYGTAPKRIVELLLDRGAEPDIPSTEGVTVLHVLATKKDPFGIADLLLSRGANVDSMSPEGTPLHFAAQCGNLEMMEVLLKYDANPNSLVQSSYAPLTMALLGSSLKCVELVIQAGADVNAAKPVTPLIIAARYGLSDCIKCLLKYCADPNIADEQIGIIPVEIAAIHGRKKCVEILFPATSPVDKFADWSIDGIMQHVESGSSEGHPDNMTQASFEAQGDYAFEREDYVHASAQYTLAIGTSPEDPILYSKRCLCYLRMGEKNKALDDASTCERLGCFVSRYCHEQGSALIPTEDYGQAGEALISSLKLDSESGPAGEVSREEDL, encoded by the exons atggcttcctcctcctcttccccctCCTCCGGATTCTGCATCTCCTCCGGATTCAAGCCGCGGATCTTCCCCGACACTCTCAAGCTCTGCACGAAGCCCACCTACCCGGGCAGACTGATCTTCGAAGCGGCGCGCGAAGGTAGCATCCCCATCATGAAGG ACCTGGCGCAGCGGTGTAGAATTGAGGACAGAAGcctggaggtggtggaggagatcaAGGTCAAGGACTCTCCGAACGGCCCGAGCCTCGGGGCGCTCCATGTGGCGGCCTCGAATGGGAATCTGGAGATGTGCGAGTTCCTGATCGATGAACTCAACCTCGACGTCAACGCGGCTGCTGAGCATG GTTTATCACCTCTAATCTGTGCAATATACGGTACTGCACCTAAAAGAATTGTGGAGCTTCTACTTGATCGTGGTGCTGAACCAGACATACCAAGCACAGAAGGGGTTACTGTGCTCCATGTTCTTGCAACAAAGAAAG ATCCCTTTGGAATAGCGGATTTATTGTTATCCAGAGGGGCCAATGTTGACTCTATGAGCCCAGAAGGAACACCATTACATTTTGCGGCTCAGTGTGGAAATCTGGAAATGATGGAAGTGCTGTTGAAGTATGACGCAAAT CCTAACAGCCTTGTGCAATCATCCTATGCACCACTTACAATGGCTCTCTTGGGTTCTTCGTTGAAGTGTGTGGAACTAGTTATTCAG GCCGGTGCTGATGTCAATGCTGCTAAGCCTGTAACTCCATTAATAATAGCTGCAAGATATGGCTTATCTGACTGCATCAAGTGCTTGTTAAAATATTGCGCTGATCCCAATATTGCCGATGAA CAGATTGGTATAATCCCAGTGGAAATAGCAGCAATCCATGGACGGAAGAAATGTGTTGAGATTCTTTTTCCTGCCACATCCCCTGTAGATAAATTTGCAGACTGGAGCATTGATGGAATAATGCAACATGTCGAATCTGGGAGTTCAGAA GGTCATCCTGATAATATGACGCAAGCTTCTTTTGAAGCGCAAGGGGATTATGCATTTGAGAGAGAGGATTATGTTCATGCATCAGCTCAATACACCTTG GCAATTGGGACTAGCCCTGAGGATCCAATCTTGTACTCAAAGAGGTGCCTTTGCTACCTTCGTATGGGTGAGAAAAACAAAGCTTTGGATGATGCCAGTACCTGCGAAAGATTGGGTTGTTTTGTATCACGTTACTGCCATGAGCAAGGATCAGCTCTAATACCAACGGAG GACTATGGCCAAGCAGGCGAAGCTCTTATATCTAGCTTGAAGTTGGATTCTGAAAGCGGCCCGGCTGGTGAAGTATCTAG GGAGGAGGATCTGTGA
- the LOC127300499 gene encoding uncharacterized protein isoform X3, with translation MTHLWYLLVPSSSIYVFCRFSRSWLRLSPLICAIYGTAPKRIVELLLDRGAEPDIPSTEGVTVLHVLATKKDPFGIADLLLSRGANVDSMSPEGTPLHFAAQCGNLEMMEVLLKYDANPNSLVQSSYAPLTMALLGSSLKCVELVIQAGADVNAAKPVTPLIIAARYGLSDCIKCLLKYCADPNIADEQIGIIPVEIAAIHGRKKCVEILFPATSPVDKFADWSIDGIMQHVESGSSEGHPDNMTQASFEAQGDYAFEREDYVHASAQYTLAIGTSPEDPILYSKRCLCYLRMGEKNKALDDASTCERLGCFVSRYCHEQGSALIPTEDYGQAGEALISSLKLDSESGPAGEVSREEDL, from the exons ATGACTCACTTGTGGTACCTGCTTGTGCCATCTTCTAGTATATATGTATTTTGCAGGTTCAGTCGCTCTTGGTTAC GTTTATCACCTCTAATCTGTGCAATATACGGTACTGCACCTAAAAGAATTGTGGAGCTTCTACTTGATCGTGGTGCTGAACCAGACATACCAAGCACAGAAGGGGTTACTGTGCTCCATGTTCTTGCAACAAAGAAAG ATCCCTTTGGAATAGCGGATTTATTGTTATCCAGAGGGGCCAATGTTGACTCTATGAGCCCAGAAGGAACACCATTACATTTTGCGGCTCAGTGTGGAAATCTGGAAATGATGGAAGTGCTGTTGAAGTATGACGCAAAT CCTAACAGCCTTGTGCAATCATCCTATGCACCACTTACAATGGCTCTCTTGGGTTCTTCGTTGAAGTGTGTGGAACTAGTTATTCAG GCCGGTGCTGATGTCAATGCTGCTAAGCCTGTAACTCCATTAATAATAGCTGCAAGATATGGCTTATCTGACTGCATCAAGTGCTTGTTAAAATATTGCGCTGATCCCAATATTGCCGATGAA CAGATTGGTATAATCCCAGTGGAAATAGCAGCAATCCATGGACGGAAGAAATGTGTTGAGATTCTTTTTCCTGCCACATCCCCTGTAGATAAATTTGCAGACTGGAGCATTGATGGAATAATGCAACATGTCGAATCTGGGAGTTCAGAA GGTCATCCTGATAATATGACGCAAGCTTCTTTTGAAGCGCAAGGGGATTATGCATTTGAGAGAGAGGATTATGTTCATGCATCAGCTCAATACACCTTG GCAATTGGGACTAGCCCTGAGGATCCAATCTTGTACTCAAAGAGGTGCCTTTGCTACCTTCGTATGGGTGAGAAAAACAAAGCTTTGGATGATGCCAGTACCTGCGAAAGATTGGGTTGTTTTGTATCACGTTACTGCCATGAGCAAGGATCAGCTCTAATACCAACGGAG GACTATGGCCAAGCAGGCGAAGCTCTTATATCTAGCTTGAAGTTGGATTCTGAAAGCGGCCCGGCTGGTGAAGTATCTAG GGAGGAGGATCTGTGA